One window from the genome of Nomascus leucogenys isolate Asia chromosome 12, Asia_NLE_v1, whole genome shotgun sequence encodes:
- the LOC100602366 gene encoding late cornified envelope protein 3D, whose product MSCQQNQQQCQPPPKCPSPKCPPKSPAHCLPPASSGCAPSSGGCGPSSEGGCLLSHHRCHHRCRRQRSNSCDRGSGQQGGGSGCGHGSGGCC is encoded by the coding sequence ATGTCCTGCCAGCAGAACCAGCAGCAGTGCCAACCCCCACCCAAGTGCCCCTCACCCAAGTGTCCCCCAAAGAGCCCAGCACACTGTCTGCCTCCAGCTTCGTCTGGCTGTGCCCCAAGCTCCGGGGGCTGTGGCCCCAGCTCCGAGGGTGGCTGCCTCCTGAGCCACCACAGGTGCCACCACCGATGCCGGCGCCAGAGGTCCAACTCCTGTGACAGGGGCAGTGGTCAGCAAGGCGGGGGCTCTGGCTGTGGCCATGGCTCTGGAGGCTGCTGCTGA